One Candidatus Eremiobacteraceae bacterium genomic region harbors:
- a CDS encoding PilZ domain-containing protein has product MQLFDTVSRWFSDIPAVRRARNGRRVAVEKQAQLRVEGVDTTHVVLLRDMSISGACIRADLRLSRGDVVWMQVDVDEKPFEFTASVVEVRSDPMGFFSDYGLRLVELSLPSARTLAAFISRRLAADGNASNGKVSR; this is encoded by the coding sequence ATGCAGCTCTTCGACACGGTATCGCGGTGGTTCTCCGACATCCCGGCTGTACGCCGAGCCCGTAACGGCCGCAGAGTCGCTGTCGAGAAACAAGCGCAGCTCCGCGTCGAAGGCGTCGACACGACGCATGTCGTGCTCTTGCGCGACATGTCGATCAGCGGCGCGTGCATCCGGGCGGATCTGCGGCTTTCGCGCGGGGACGTCGTGTGGATGCAAGTCGACGTCGACGAGAAGCCGTTCGAATTCACCGCGAGCGTCGTCGAAGTGCGGTCCGATCCCATGGGCTTCTTCTCCGACTATGGGCTTCGACTCGTCGAGCTGAGCTTGCCGTCTGCCAGGACGCTCGCCGCTTTCATAAGCCGCCGCCTTGCCGCCGACGGCAACGCGTCGAACGGCAAAGTCTCTCGGTAG
- a CDS encoding adenine phosphoribosyltransferase, producing the protein MELAEMESFVRAIPDFPIPGILFRDITPLLHDKRAFAGAIDMIAGAFADANIDHVVAIEARGYILGAPVAYKLGAGFVPVRKPGKLPYEKINVDYALEYGTNTLEMHKDALAPGDRVLLVDDLLATGGTAAATRSLLERLGANVVGIAFLIELTALGGRSKLEGADVRSFITY; encoded by the coding sequence TTGGAACTCGCGGAGATGGAATCGTTCGTCCGCGCCATCCCGGACTTCCCGATCCCGGGGATCCTATTCCGCGACATCACCCCGTTGCTGCACGACAAACGGGCGTTCGCGGGAGCGATCGACATGATCGCCGGGGCGTTCGCGGACGCAAATATCGATCACGTCGTCGCCATCGAGGCTCGCGGCTATATCCTCGGCGCGCCGGTCGCGTACAAGCTCGGCGCCGGCTTCGTTCCGGTCCGCAAGCCGGGCAAACTTCCGTACGAGAAGATAAACGTCGACTACGCGCTCGAATACGGCACGAATACGCTCGAGATGCACAAAGACGCGCTGGCACCCGGTGATCGCGTGCTCCTCGTCGACGATCTCCTTGCGACCGGCGGCACGGCCGCCGCTACCCGTTCGCTTCTCGAGCGGCTCGGCGCGAACGTCGTCGGCATCGCCTTCCTCATCGAGCTGACCGCGCTCGGCGGCCGGAGCAAGCTCGAGGGCGCCGACGTCCGCTCGTTCATAACTTATTAA
- a CDS encoding ATP-grasp domain-containing protein, protein MKAQASEPRRSALLVGTAPRLALAVSRSLAARGITVFAVPSTDDEGPLATRAIARYYPLPDGRDEPDAFDEGLERVVKSSGAGVLIPCSDTALAAIARNDARLRSLATPACPSPGIIERVLDKSLTIGFAQTLAIDIPETYEVGATSTPHEAAAFMAYPVIAKPRNHAAHGGIRIRYFTGPDELEAAFADDPAFEARYIVQQFVPGAGMGVAALMHDGEPLATFVHRRVKELPASGGVSVVSESAALDRPLTEKAIALLRAIGWEGVALVEFRRAADGTDWLMEVNGRYWGSLPTAIAAGVDFPFYEWEIIHGRKPDVPAEYVVGRRVRWTRGSLLRLRERLFEPTAFGTRRLTKAQELRSFFAEDLARDVRSAMWTWREPLPAIMDALPGLSRLFASAAGAVFKPLVPRRFLRARRRFGTGGALRYSMFAIARALGLRSELLPRPFAPRSVLFVCSGNIMRSVLAEAVFRAALATRGIVVTSESAGLRARPDLPAHDSTLAEADKAGVDVTAHRSKHVDAVDLDAFDAVFVMDRLQAFEIGKRHPRAAGKTYLLGACLLGFSRVEIEDPSRAGDDERREIFALVRERAAALADAAANDSPVPSTKVAG, encoded by the coding sequence TTGAAAGCGCAGGCCAGCGAGCCCCGCCGTTCCGCGCTCCTCGTCGGCACCGCACCGCGTCTTGCGCTCGCGGTATCGAGGTCGCTCGCCGCGCGCGGCATCACCGTGTTCGCGGTTCCGTCGACGGATGACGAGGGTCCGCTTGCGACCCGCGCGATAGCCCGCTACTATCCCCTCCCCGACGGGCGCGACGAGCCCGATGCCTTCGACGAGGGTCTCGAACGCGTCGTGAAAAGCTCGGGGGCCGGCGTCTTGATCCCCTGCTCAGACACCGCACTCGCCGCGATCGCGCGCAACGACGCTCGACTTCGCTCGCTGGCGACGCCGGCATGTCCGTCGCCGGGGATCATCGAGCGAGTGCTCGACAAGAGCCTGACGATCGGGTTCGCCCAGACGCTCGCCATCGACATCCCGGAGACCTATGAGGTCGGTGCGACGTCGACCCCGCACGAGGCGGCCGCGTTCATGGCGTATCCCGTCATCGCGAAGCCGAGAAACCATGCCGCGCACGGCGGGATCCGCATCCGCTATTTCACAGGACCGGACGAGCTCGAAGCCGCGTTCGCCGACGACCCCGCGTTCGAGGCGCGCTACATCGTGCAGCAGTTCGTGCCCGGAGCGGGGATGGGCGTCGCGGCGCTCATGCACGACGGCGAGCCTCTTGCGACGTTCGTACATCGCCGCGTCAAGGAACTGCCCGCATCGGGCGGCGTCAGCGTCGTCTCGGAATCGGCCGCACTCGATCGTCCGCTCACCGAAAAAGCGATCGCGCTGTTGCGCGCGATCGGATGGGAAGGCGTCGCGCTCGTCGAGTTCCGGCGCGCGGCCGACGGTACCGATTGGCTCATGGAGGTGAACGGCCGCTATTGGGGCTCGCTCCCGACCGCGATCGCCGCAGGTGTCGATTTCCCGTTCTACGAGTGGGAGATCATCCACGGTCGAAAGCCTGATGTGCCGGCCGAGTACGTCGTCGGCAGGCGCGTCCGATGGACGCGCGGTTCCCTCTTGCGGCTGCGCGAGCGGCTGTTCGAACCGACGGCGTTCGGCACGCGCCGGCTGACGAAGGCGCAAGAGCTGCGAAGTTTTTTCGCCGAGGATCTCGCTCGCGACGTCCGCAGCGCGATGTGGACCTGGCGAGAACCGCTGCCCGCGATCATGGACGCATTGCCAGGTTTGAGCCGCCTGTTCGCAAGCGCGGCGGGTGCGGTCTTCAAACCGCTCGTGCCTCGCCGTTTCCTTCGCGCCCGGCGGCGCTTCGGCACGGGCGGCGCTTTGCGCTACTCGATGTTCGCGATCGCTCGCGCGCTCGGTCTGCGATCCGAACTCCTGCCGAGGCCGTTCGCGCCGCGTTCCGTGCTCTTCGTCTGCAGCGGCAACATCATGCGAAGCGTCCTCGCCGAAGCGGTCTTCCGCGCGGCGCTCGCGACACGGGGGATCGTCGTCACGTCCGAGTCGGCCGGGCTTCGAGCGCGACCCGATCTCCCCGCCCACGACTCGACGCTTGCGGAAGCAGACAAAGCCGGAGTCGACGTCACCGCGCATCGATCGAAACACGTCGACGCCGTCGACCTCGACGCGTTCGACGCGGTGTTCGTCATGGACCGGCTGCAAGCGTTCGAGATCGGAAAGCGCCATCCACGCGCCGCGGGCAAGACGTACCTGCTCGGCGCGTGCCTGCTGGGCTTCTCGCGCGTCGAGATCGAGGATCCGAGCCGCGCCGGCGACGACGAACGTCGCGAGATCTTCGCGCTCGTCAGAGAGCGGGCCGCGGCGCTCGCCGATGCGGCGGCAAACGACTCCCCCGTTCCCTCGACGAAGGTTGCCGGTTGA
- a CDS encoding GNAT family N-acetyltransferase yields MQSIADARPRVVRVTPFDVASWTALDRAGTPTFQARPAWALALADSNASLTPSPLACIFEDGSKSIVPLVRVRGRLGWRVYSGTPLGGYTVVLNADGSAAGAARARASYAAVLASGIHSIAITPWPLCEADLSGLPGKVVKRETSVIDLSGGVEAALARMDGNTRRMAGQAQRRGVTCERARGEAAIDRYYAMLEESAIRWGRERPTFPKRLLEALVARGGDDVEIWFATFEGEPIAGGVMLYGSDEANFWSAAMRSDFGTLRPSNALNVALITAAAQRGVRWYNLGESEGLPGVARFKQGLGAQTVLYSTWRCERPSYALFSSLRAWLTPKRKRAAAARLER; encoded by the coding sequence GTGCAGAGTATAGCAGACGCTCGACCTCGCGTGGTTCGCGTGACGCCGTTCGACGTCGCATCGTGGACGGCGCTCGATCGCGCCGGCACGCCGACCTTTCAAGCGCGGCCTGCATGGGCGCTCGCCCTCGCAGATTCGAACGCGTCCCTCACGCCCAGCCCGCTCGCCTGCATCTTCGAGGACGGATCGAAGTCCATCGTGCCGCTCGTGCGGGTGCGAGGCCGGCTCGGATGGCGCGTCTACTCCGGCACGCCGCTCGGCGGCTATACCGTCGTGCTGAATGCGGATGGAAGCGCCGCCGGTGCGGCGCGCGCGAGGGCTTCGTACGCCGCCGTGCTCGCATCCGGCATCCATAGCATCGCGATCACGCCGTGGCCGCTTTGCGAAGCAGACCTCAGCGGCTTGCCGGGTAAGGTCGTCAAACGCGAGACGTCGGTCATCGATCTCTCCGGCGGGGTCGAAGCGGCGCTCGCGCGCATGGACGGCAACACGCGCAGGATGGCCGGTCAGGCGCAGCGACGCGGCGTCACGTGCGAACGCGCGCGCGGCGAGGCGGCGATCGATCGCTACTATGCGATGCTCGAAGAGTCCGCGATCAGGTGGGGGCGCGAACGTCCGACGTTTCCGAAGCGTCTGCTCGAAGCGCTCGTCGCGCGCGGCGGCGACGACGTCGAGATCTGGTTCGCGACATTCGAAGGCGAGCCGATCGCCGGCGGCGTCATGCTGTACGGATCGGACGAGGCGAATTTCTGGAGCGCAGCGATGCGATCCGATTTCGGCACGCTTCGACCGAGCAACGCGCTCAACGTGGCCCTCATCACTGCGGCCGCTCAGCGCGGCGTGCGCTGGTACAACCTCGGGGAGAGCGAGGGCCTTCCAGGCGTCGCGCGCTTCAAACAAGGTCTTGGCGCGCAAACCGTCCTGTACTCGACGTGGCGGTGCGAACGTCCGTCGTACGCGCTCTTCTCGTCGCTGCGCGCGTGGCTGACGCCGAAGCGCAAAAGGGCGGCCGCGGCGCGGCTCGAACGATAA